From the Stigmatella aurantiaca genome, the window TCGGGGCCGTGGTGATGGCGCTGGATGTGTGGGTGGGCGCGTGGGTGATGCGCCGGTTCGCCACGCCGCGCGGCCCGTGGCGCTGGGTGCTGGCACTCGTGCTGCTCTGGGGCGCGGAGCGGGTCACCACCGCCTACCTGCTGTTCTCGGCCGGGGAGTCCGTCCAGGCCGCGGCCACCATTCTCCCCCTCCAGCCGCCCGTGCGCATGAACCGCATTCTGGCGTCGCTCACCGGCCGCCCGGCCTCGCAGGGGCTGCGCTTCGGGGCGACGCCGCAGGCGGGCACCTCCGCGGCGAAGGTGGCGCCCTCCGAGGTGCGCTTCACCCGGCGGCCGGACGTGGTGCTGTTCCTGGCCGAGAGCATGCGCGCGGACTTCTTCACCCCGGAGGTCATGCCGCTCATGAGCCGGCGTGCCGAAGGGGGCACCACCTTCCTGCGCCACTACAGCGGGGCCAGCTCCACGGACTACTCCCTCTTCAGCCTGTTCTACTCGCTGGATGCCCAGCGGCGCGACGCGGTGATGGGGGCAGGGCAGACGCCGCTGCTCTTTCCCGTGCTGCGTCAGAATGGCTACCGGGTGGCCCTGCTCGCCGCCTCCTCGGTGGACTGGATGGGGCTGAAGGACACCGTGTTCCGCGATGTCCGGGACGGGTTGATCACCAATTACGAGGGGAAGCACCGCATCAAGGATGCCGCGATGGTGGAGGATGCCCGGCGCATTCTCCGGGACACGCCGGTGGATCAGCCGCTGTTCCTCTTCGTCTTCTTCGTGGGCACGCACTTCAACTACGACTATCCGCCCCGGGCCGCGGTGTTCTCGCCGGCGTGGGATGGGAAGGGCTCCCTGTCCGCCACGCAGATTCCCGCAGAGCAGCTGCGCGCCCGGGCCCAGAACGCCGCCTACGAGGTGGACCTGAAGATCGACGAGCTGCTCACCGAGATGACGGAGACCCGGGGGCGTGCGCCGCTCATCGTCTTCAGCTCCGATCATGGGGAGGAGTTCCGGGAGCATGGCCGGGTGGGCCACGGCTCGGACGTGACCAGCTCCCAGCTTCATGTCCCCATGGTCATCATCGACGAGCGGATGCCTCCGGGCCGGGTGGAGACCCTCACGGGCCACATCGACGTGGTGCCCACGCTCTTCGCGCTCCTGGGGGACACGCATGACCCGGCGCTGTTCGGGGATGGAGCCTCCATGCTCACCCCGGACCCGACGCGCTATCTGCTGGCCACCGTGGGGTGGGAGCCCCGCTACGCGCTGATTGGCCAGTCCCTCAAGGTGGTGTTCGGCCCCGCCCAGCCGGGCACGCTCATCACCACCCCGGATGACCGGCCGCTCCTGGATGCGAGCAGCCGCTTCGCCGCCGAGGTGCCCCGGCTCCTGCGCCGGCTGCGCGACGGGGGAAGCGCGCCTTCCACTCCCGGTTCCACCCAGGTCCCCGGGGGGTGACGTTTCCAGCCCGGCAACGGAGCGGGTTAAGAAGGCGCGATGAAAAAGGTCAGGTGCCGGAGCGGGTGGGGACTGTGGCTGGTCCTGTGGCTGTCGGGCTGCGCCACGAGTGCTGCCCACCGCCGCGTGGCCGGGGAGGTGGACGCGCTGACGGCGAGACCGGACTTCCACGGCGTCGTGCTGGTGGCCGCCGGGCGGGGGCAAGCGCCGTATCTTCGTGCCCACGGCATGGCCAACGCCGAGGCCGGTGTGGCCGCCACGGCGGCGACGCGCTACCAGATCGGTTCCGTATCCAAGTGGCTGACGTCGATCGTGGTCTTGCGCCTCGTGGAGAGGGGAACGCTTGGCCTCGACACGCCCATCGGGCAGTGGCTGCCCTTCCTGCCGGAGCAGACGCGTGAGCGGGTGCTGCTTCGCCACCTGCTGTCGAACACGAGCGGCATCCCCAACGGCGTCATGGAGGCCTACAAGAAGGACCGGAGCATGGCGCTCCGGCAGATGTCCGCCGCGGAGGCCGCGCTCACCTACGGCTCCGGGGCGCTGCAATCCGTGCCCGGCACCACCTGGGAGTACTCCCTGACCAACTGGGTGCTGGTGAGGGCTCTCATCGAGCAGGCCAACGGCAAGTCCTTCGAGCAGACCGTGGACGAGGAGCTGCTCCGTCCGCTGAACCTGAGGGACACGGGCCTGCCTGCCGGGAGCTTCGCGGACGTGCCGGGGGCCGCCATGGGCTACACCGCCTTGCAGCCGGTTCCTCAGCGCAAGCTGGAGCCGGTGCCCGCCTATGCGGCGGCCTCGGGCACGTTCTACAGCACCGCGGAGGACCTGCGCCGTGTCGCCGAGGCCATCGATGGGGGCGGGTTCCTGTCGGCGGACTCCGTGCGGGAGCTGTCGACGGTCACCGTGCCCGAGGCCCGCTATGCGCTCGGCGGCCGCGTCGAGACGGTGCTGCTGGGTGGCCGGAACCGGGAGGTGGCGTGGGAGACCGGCCAGTTGGGGGCCTTCAAGTCTGTTGTGGCCCACGTGCCGGGTGGGGGCGCCACCGTCGTGATTCTCAACAACACGGACCTCCCGCAGTCCGAGCTGGGAGCGGCCGCTCAGCGCCTCTTGCAGGCGATCGAACCGCGTTAACGCGTCCTCCGCTACCAGTCTTGGGGAGATTCACGGAGAGTAATTATCTCAAGATTGAATTTTTCTTGTTAATTGAGATCCAACGCGCCGCGCTCCACGCAATCTCCAGATGTAGTGCCCACAACGGACGCTTTTCGGAGCGTCCGTATCCCCCTGGAGTTGCCGCATGAAGAAGTCCTCCGTGTTTGCCGCGCTGATGCTGCTGTCCGCCTGCGGGACGGGTCCCCTGGATGAGGGAGCCCCCCAGGCCGAGCCCGGCGTGGATACCGCCTCGTTGGAGTCCTCGGGCCGCTACCTGGTGGCCTTCAAGAACCGGCCGGGGGCCGCCGAGCACGCGCTGCTCAAGCAGATGGGCGCCCACATCCGCAAGGACTTCTCCGAGCTGAACGTGGCTGCCGTGGAGATGAAGCCGTCGAAGATGGCCGCGCTGATGCGCTCCAACCTCATCGACGCCATCGAAGAGGACGCCATCCGCATGCCGCTGGGGCTCGCCACCAGCCAGCTCACCCCGTCCACGGGCAATGGCCTCTACGGCCTCATCACCACCCAGTCCACCGCGGTTCACGCCCGGGGCATCACCGGCGCCGGCATCAAGATTGGCGTGGCGGATACGGGCCTGGACTACACCCACCCGGACATCGCCCCCATCTACAAGGGCGGCATCGACACGGTCAGCAATGACTCGGACCCGTGGTGGAACAACGACGTGAACGAGACGCATGGCACCCACGTGGCGGGCACCATCGTGGCGGCCAACAACAGCGCGGGCGTCTACGGCGTGGCCTACGGCGCCCAGCTGTACCACGCGCGCGTGCTCGGCCCCAACGGCGGGACGACCTCGGACATCATGGACGGCGTGCGCTGGCTGGTGGAGACGGCGGGCTGCAAGATCGTCAACCTGAGCCTGGGTGGCGGCATGAAGTCGCGCATCGAGGAGAACTTCTACAATGAGATGCGCTCCAAGGGCGCCCTCATCGTCGCGGCCACGGGCAATGATGGGGCCACGAAGCTCTCCTATCCGGCCGCTTACGCGACCAACATCGCCGTGGGCGCGGTGGATGTGAACAACGCCCTGGCCACCTTCTCCAACCGGGGCACCAACATCGACGTGGTGGCGCCGGGCGTGATGGTGCTTTCGTCGGTGCCCGGCGGGACGGGCAGCGAGGCGTCGGTGTCCACCTCCGCCACCTTCATGGGCCTGGGCTTCGAGTTCGCGGGCCGCACGGCGGGCGTCACCAAGACGATCGTCCACTGTGGCCTCGGCCAGGTTGGGGAGTGCCCGGCCTCGGTGAGCGGCAACATCGCCCTCATCCAGCGCGGGACGATCAACTTCTCGGACAAGGTGCTGAACGCGATGAACCAGGGGGCCGTGGCGGCCATCCTCTATAACAACATCGCGGGGGAGTTCAGTGGCACGCTGGGCACGGCCACCACCGCCGACGGCCGCGCGTGGATCCCCACCATCGGCGTGTCCGACACCACCGGTGCCAGCCTCAAGGCCCAGGCGGGCGCCAGCGGCACCGTGGTGAACCAGGCCTCGGCGTGGGACCTCTATGACGGCACCTCGATGGCCACCCCGCACGTGGCCGGCGTCCTGGGCCTCATCTGGTCCTCGAAGCCCGCGCTCACCAACACCCAGGTGGAGACCCACCTCTTCAACACGGCGACGAACCTGGGCGCCGCGGGCTACGACACCACCTACGGCTACGGGCTCGTGAACGCGAGCGCCGCGGTCAAGGCGGCCTCCGGCCTGTAGTCCTCTCGGGACGCCTGCTCCACCCGGGGCAGGCGTCCGGGGAGTCCATCTGGCACCGGGCGCGACCGCGCCTGCGCGGCCTTTCCTTTCTAGGTTGATGCGGCAGAAGCCCCCGGAAGCGTGAACGCGAAAGTGCTGCCCTTGCCAGGCTGACTCTCGGCCCAAATCCGCCCACCGTGCGCTTCAACAATGCCCCTGGCGATGTAGAGCCCGAGCCCCAGCCCTCTCCGGTCTTCGCGGCGGGCTTGCCAGAAACGCTCGAACACAGCCTCCAACTGATTGCCCGGAACTCCGGGGCCCGTGTCCGTCACCGAGAAGCGAACGTCCTGGCCCACCGGCTCTACCAGAAGCGAGATCCTGCCTCCTGCGGGGGTGAACTTGATGGCATTGCTCAGCAGGTTGGCGAGCACCTGGAGGATGCGCTCATGGTCAAACCTCGCCATCAGCGTGTTCCCGCGTATCTCCACCTCAAGCGAGAGGCCCTGGGCGGAGGCCTGAGGCTGGAACGCCTCGACGGACTCCTGCACGAGCGCGGTCGCATCCTGCAACTCGGGGGCGACACGGATCTGGCCCCGCTCAATGCTGGCCACATCCACCAGATCTCCGATCAGCCGGTTCATCCGTGCGGTGAATCGCTGGATCTTCTCAGCGGCTTGGACGCTCCTCCTGCCCTCCTCGTGTCCGGCAGCGCCCCGCTTGAGCAAGGCCGCTTGCATCGCGATGCCCCCGAGGAGCGTGCGCAAGTCGTGGCTGACCATGCCCAAGAATTCATCCCGCGTCGCAAGCCCCTCGTCGGCGCGCGTCCGCTCCGTCAGCAACCGCAGATCGGTTTCCGCTCGTTCCAGGTGGAGCAGGGTCGCCAAGACACGCTTGTGCTCGGCGCGTTCGTCTCGCAGTTCAGTGTCAGCGGCCGCACGTTCTTTATGCAAGGCGGCGTCCTCGAGTGCCCGCTCCCGCGAGACGCTCACCCGCGCAGTTACGGGCGCCTCACCCTGTTCCAAGTTCGTATCGGCGTGTTCGCGGGCCACGCGTAAGGTTTCATCCGCCCTTCCCCGGGCTTTGTGGATGGCGGCATCTGCCCCCTCTTCAATCTCGGTGGAGCTGGTGGCGTACTCATGGTCAGACTTCTCGCGCTCCAGGCGCAGGCTTTCATCCGTGTGGGTACGCTCAGGTGGCGGCTTTTTGTCCTTGGAGGACATGGAGAGGGCCCTCCTTCGCAGCCCCAGCAGCGGGAAAGGTAACACACAAGGGCTCCATGCCGGCCGCCGTCAGCTCACCCCGCACCGCGCATGGTCCTGAAATGACTGGGGTTCGAGGCCGGCAGCTGTTCAAGACGGACAAGCCCAGCAAGCTCAAACAGGACAAGCGCCGCACCGGGCGTCCGTGATCCTGTGGCGCCACGCCCATGCAACCTCCCGGCCGGGCGGGCGCTCCCTCCATGGCCTTTGGCTGCCAGGAGGAAGGCGTTCTTTTAGATTTACCGGACGCCATGAGTTCTGCCTCGGTGCCATTGCCTCCCTTTCTTCCCTCCTTGGACCCTCGCGTGCAGGCGGATGTGGCGGCCATTGCCCGGATTGGCGCGGTGCAGTCCGTGCTGCGCGTGTTGTTGCAGCTCACCGGCATGCGGCTCGCCGTGGTGGCGCGTGTGACGGACGAGTCGTGGACGTGCTGTGCGGTGCTGGACGAGACGAACTTTGGCCTCCGTCCGGGCGATACGCTCGAGCTGGCCACGACCTTCTGCAATGTGGTGCGATGCTCGGAGAGCCCCTTGCTCGTCAACCGGGCGAGCGAGGATCCGCGCTTCGCGAGCCACCCGGCGCCGAAGCTCTACGGCATCGAGAGCTACATCGCGGTGCCCCTGAGCCGCCGCGATGGAACGCCCTTTGGCGTGATGTGTGCGCTGGACCCGCTGCCCGCGGCGATGCAGGAGGACCGGCTGGTGGTGTTCCGCCACCTCGCGGACCTGGTGGGCTACCAGCTGGAGCAAGAGGAGCAGCTGGATGCCCGTGCGGCTCAGTTGCTGGGGGCCCAGGAGACGGCGCAGCTGCGCGAGCAGCTCATCGGCATCGTGAGCCACGATCTGCGCAGCCCCCTCACCGCGATTACCCTGTCGGCCGCGACGATGATGCGGCGGACGGAGCTGGATGGCCGGGCGCGCGAGGGGCTCACCCGCATCCTCCAGGCCGCTGGCCGCGCCAACCGTCTCATTCGCGACCTGCTGGATTTTACCCAGGCGCGGATCGGCAAGGGGTTGCCGGTGCGCCGTCAGGCCATGGACGTGCACGAGCTTGCGCAGCAGGTGGTGGACGAGCTCCAGCTCTCCGTGCCCGAGCGTCTCCTCCGCTTGAGCTGCTCGGGGGACGGCACGGGCTCCTGGGACCCGGACCGCGTGGCCCAGGTGCTGACCAACCTCATCACCAACGCGGTGCAATACGGTCCCCCGGGCGAGCCCATCCGGGTGGACGTGCAGGGCCGTCCGGACGCGGTGCACCTGAGCGTGCACAACGGGGGACCGCCCATCGCCGGGCACGTGTTGGCTTCGCTCTTCCAGCCGTTCACCCGTGGCGAGCAGCCGGGGGGGGAGCGGCGCAGCATTGGGCTGGGGCTGTTCATCGTGGACCAGATCCTTCGCGCGCACGGGGGCAGCGTCGAGGTGCAGAGCACCGCCGGGGCGGGGACGGCCTTTCACGTTCACTTGCCGCGCACCGCCTGACGGCTGGCTCCTTGCCCAGCAGGCGGCACGGACGGGTTGCCTGCCTCGTCTCCGGCATTACCTTCGAAGGTGATGCGGACACGTCCCCGGGTGCTGGTGCTCAACGGTAGCGAAGACCTGCTCGAAGTCCTCTCGGAGGTCCTCGAGATGGCGGGCTTCGAGGTCCAGACCGCACGCATTCCGGATCTCGAGCGGGGCCGGGTGGACGTCCGCGAGCTGTTCCGGAGTTTCGAGCCGCGCGCCGTCGTCTTCGATCTCTCGCTGCCCTACAAGCGCAGCTGGGACTTCTTGCAGCGCGTGAAGGCCCTGCCCGAGGCCCAGGGGCGCGCCTTCGTCATCACCACCGCGAACGCGCGCGCGGCGGCGCACCTCACCGGGCCGGACGCGCTGGAGCTGGTGCTCAAGCCGTATGATCTCGCCGAGCTCACCCGGCGCGTGGCGCATGCGGTGGACATGCCGCTGGATGCCGAGGATGCGCCCCGGTGGGGGCCGGACCTGCGCACCCACTAGGCCTGGGCTTCAGGCCTGGGCTCGCGGGGCCTGGGGCATGCGCGGCAGCTTGAGGGTGAAGGTGGAGCCTTGCCCGGGCTGGCTGCGCACCTCCACCGTGCCGCCGTGCGCGCGGGCAATCTCGCGGGTGATGAACAGCCCGAGCCCCAGACCGCTCACCTCGCTGGGACTGATGGCGCGCTCGAAACGCTCGAAGATGCGCGGCAGATCCTCTGGGCGCAGCCCGAGTCCCTGGTCCTCGATCTCCAGCAGGGCCTGGTCCTCTTGGGTGGTGATGCGCACCGTCACGGGCTTGCCCTGTCCGTACTTGAACGCGTTGCTCAGCAGGTTCGTCACCGCCTGCTCCAGGCGGGAGCGGTCCCACTGGCCCACGAGTTGGGTTCCGCTCTGAAGCGACAGCTGCATGGAGGCGGGCATGAACTCCGAGGACATGCGCTCCACCGTCTCCTCCACCAGCTCCCGCAGGTCCACCGGCTCGGTGCGCAGGGCGAGCTGGTGCGAGGTGATGCGCGACACGTCCAGCAGGTCCGAGACGAGCTGGGAGAGCCGGCGCACCTGGCGGTCGGTGCGCCCCAGGGTGCGCGTGAGCTGGGTTTCCTCGGGCGCCGCAGGGGCCGTGGCCCGCTGCGCGAGCAGGCGCTGCAGCCCTTGGACCTGGAGCTTGAGCGAGGTGAGGGGGGTGTTCAGCTCGTGGCTCGCCACTCCGATGAAGTCGTCACGCGCCTGCACCGCCCGCTCCATCTTCTCCTCCGAGGCGCGGAAGTGCTTCAGCTGGTGCATCATCCAGTCCACGCGCCGCTCCGCGGACTCGCGCCCCAGCACCATCGCGGGCGTCTCGTAGAAGAGGTTCGCGCACACCTGGCCGCCGAGGATGGCGATGGGGTGGGTGCGCAGCACGTCCCGGATCATGTCCGCCCCGAAGCGCCGGCGGTTGTACTGGCAGACCGCCAGCGAGCGGCTGCCCGGGAAGAATTCATTGAGCAGCGCTTCGTACTCCACCAGATCCTCGCACCCGCACTCGCGCCCCAGCGCCCACGTCATCTCTCCCGTGACGCGAAAGCCCGAGAAGCCGTTCGCCGCGGCTTGGCGCACCGTGTTCTCGAGGAAGGTGAGCATCGCGGGGGGGCTGAAGCTGCCGCTGTTCAGGTACGCCTCACGATTCGTCATGAACGTGAGCGCCCCGCGGCGTACATGCCCCTCCACGTCCACCCCGTGCGCCTGCAGCACGTGGCGCACCTCGTCGATGCTCTGGCCGTCGGTGATGTAGGCGCACACCTCGTTGCGTTCGAGGCCCGCGGTGATGAACGGGAGGAGCGCCGCCCACTGCTGCTCGGGCGTCTCGTACACGAGGCAGTAGTGGTCGCCGTGCTTCATCCCCCGCACCTGCTCGTGCAGGTGAGTGCTCTTGGCGGGACTTGGAGAGGAGGCCTGGAACATGTGTCCCTCAAAGCGGGGGAAAGAGGGCAGAACTCCTGTTCCATGTAGCAGTTGAAGAGGGTTGAGGCCAAACCACCTGGGGGCTGGGGGGTTGGATTCTCGAAACAGGGCTCCTCGTCCCCGCGGGGAGGAGCCAAGCAGGGCGTTGGTTCAGGAAGCCTGGAGGGGGCTTCGTGACGGCTAGCGGGAGACGGAGGTGAGGGTGAAGTTCACGGCCGTCTCGGCCCCCGAGCCGATGGTGGCGGACGCGGGGTGGCTGGGGGCCGTGGTGAAGCTCACGCCCGCGGGCGCCACCACGTCCACCTGGTAGGTGCCGGGCAGCAGGAACTTGAAGTTCGCCACGAAGAGGCCGTCCGGGCTGGCGCTGAAGGGCAACGTCTCACGGCTGCCGTCCGCGTTGATGAGCACGGCGGAGAAGGCGCTCAGCTCCAGTGGGGTGTCACCGCCGGGCAGCTGCACACCGGTGCCCAGTGCCAACGTGGCCTTCACGTTGCCCGAGAACTGGAGGTCCGCGCCCTTGATGACGGGCCCCATCACCCACCGGCCCGAGTTGCCGGCGGCCCGGCCGAAGCTCTGCGCCACGTCGAAGTCCACGAGGATGACCTTCTGGGTGTCCTCGCTGGTGATGGTGACGTCCGCGTCCTTGTCGAACTTCACCTTGAGGCCCGAGCTGCTGGCGCTCGGCATGTGCAGCTCGCCATCGGCCTGGGTGCCCTCGGGCAGCCCCGCGTAGTTGGGCGAGGTGGCGTAGATGCGGCGCTGCCCATCCTCGTTCACCTGGATGTAGCCGCCCGAGATGACGAAGCGCAGCTCGCGGTAGGTGCCCTGGGGAACCTCGGCGTCCTTCACCAGATCCGCCGCGTCATTGGCCAGGGTGAGCAGGTTGACCGTCACCGGCTCGTCGAGCAGCACCACGTCTTCACTGCCCTTCAGATACACCTTGGTGATCGTGACCACCGCCTTCTCGAAGTTGTCTCCCGGCGCGTCGGTCAGCTTCACCGTGACACGGGCCGTGGAGTCATCGCCGCAGGCCGCCAGGCCAAGAACGCCCGTGGCAAGCAGCAGGCTGGAAAGCAGGGAACGGAGGGTCGTCATGAAATGGAACTCGTGAAAAAGGAGGGGTGAACGGCAAAGAGACCCGCCGGGGCCCGCGGTGGCCACAGCCAACGCTCACCGCGGGCGTCAGAAGGCAGGTCCTGGAGGACAGCGGGGCTCAGCCGATGCTGGGCCAGCACAGGCCCTGAACGCACGAGAGGCCGTTGCAGCAGGGGGTGGACCCTTCGGCATTGCACTCGGAGCCGGAGGGGAGGCAGGCGGGGCCCCCGTCCTGGTCTCCTCCCGCGCCTCCGTCTTCGCCTCCGCCTTCACCTCCGCCTTCACCTCCGCCTTCGCCTCCACCCTCGCCGGGGAAGGAGCCCCCGCCATCCGGGGGCGTTTCCGGCTCACCGCCGCAGGGGCCCACGGAATCGCCATGGCGCAGGTGTGCGCGCAGCGCGGGCTGGCCGACGGTGATGGTGTGCGCGTTGGCGGGGTTGCCGGGGGGGATGTGGCAGAGCGTGATGGCGCCGGTGTTACCCGGGCCCGCGCCTCCGTCCTGGGCCTCGCCTGGATTCGCGCCAGCGCCCAGATTGTTGTCCCCGTTGCTGAGCGTGGGGTCCGTCTCCATGGTGTCGCCGCAGCCACTGGCCATCAGCATGCACAGCGCCATCAGCACCGCGGACGAAGAAGCAGTCACTTTTCGCATCGGCATTCTCCAGAGAAAGCCGGGGGAGGCTTTCTGCGCCTCCCTGGCCACAGGAAGACCCGGGAGGTGGCGGAGCGGCCACGGGGCCGGCGTGTTTTCCCGCTAGTTCTCGTCCGGCGTCAGCTCGAGCCTCAGCACCTTCTGCTCGCCGTGGCCCACGCAGCCCTGGCCCGCCGCATCCAGGAAGCCTGGCGCGGAGACACGTACCTTGTAGCACCCATCGGGCAGGGGTCCCACCCGCCGCACGCCCTCGTTGTCCTCGGTGTCGAGCGGGAGGGACTCGAAGGGCGTGCCCTCCACGGAGGCGACGGCCTGCGCCACCCGCAGGTTGCCCTGGGCCTGCACCTTCAAGAAGAGGGTGCTGGCCGGCTGGGGCGCCACATCCGCCACCTGCACGGACTGGCCCCCCTGCACCGTGAGCGCCACGCGCGCGGCCTTCTGCTCCGAGGCCACGATGAACAGCTCCGCTGGGCCCGCGGGCACGTCCTCCAGCGTGAAGTGGCCATCCGCCTCCAGCGTGGCGCGCACGTGGGGCGCTCCCACCAGGGAGATCAGCGCCACCGCCGGATCGAACTCGGTGAGCCGCCCGTGCACGGTGCCCGAGCGGAACGGCGCGTTGTCCAGGCTGCCGCAGGCCCCCAGGCCCAGCACCAGCAGCACCCCTGTCACCCGCGAGCATGTGCGAAGCATCAGAAGCGGTACCCCACTCCAGCGTGTCCACCCGTGAAGCCCACGGCCTGGCCCTGTCCGTCCACCACCACATACGTCAGCATCAGCTGCGCTTGAGACGTGAGCTCCAGCCGCTCGCCCAGGCGCCACACCACGCCTCCCACCACCCCCGGGCTGACGGTGAAGTAGCGCTGGGCGCCGGAAAACGCCTCCACGTCAAAGGACCTGTGCAGGTACAGCGCGGCCACACGTGGCCCCGCGAAAAGCGTCAGCCGCTCCCAGCGCCACAGGTACGGCACCGCCGCCCCCACCGTGAGCGTGGTGTAGCCGAAGGGGACCTCGCTGCCCTGGGCCACCTGGAGCGCGCGCCGCCCCCGGCCCAGGCTCAGGTCGGCGAGCAGCCCCAGGTTCTGGAGGGGCGCGTCCTCCAGCCGCAGCACCACGCCGGCCTGGGGCGCCGGGGGCAGCACGGTGCGCCTCCGGGCGCCATCCACGAAGGAGAACACGCCGCCCACGAGCGACAGCGACCGCCGGGGGAGGGCGTCCGACAGCAGCCGCTCCAGGGGCAGCCGCTCCCCGGGCGCCACGTCGAGCTCGCGCCGGACGAGGACCGCGCCGCCCTTGGTGAGCTCCACCGTGCGCCGGCCGGGCCCCACCGCCGCGCCGCCGGGCAGCTCCAGGCGCGGCTCGCCGTCCACCTTGAGCGTGAAGCCGTCCAGCCGCGGGTGGTAGGAGAACAGCTCGGGCTGGCCCGTGCGGCGCAGGTGCCCGGAGAGGATGATGGGGTCCGCGCCCACCTCGAGGATCTCCGCCGACGGCCGCTGCCGGCCCTCGGTGAAGGCGAAGGTGCGGCGCCGTGAGTAGTCGTGGGCCTCGGTGGCGGTGACTGCGCCGTCCGCGTTGCGGTCCGCGGCGCCGCCCAGGC encodes:
- a CDS encoding caspase family protein, whose protein sequence is MKRFIPILLAILTACASPSATSREKGGLVPLQLDATDLSRAYTPRRFALLVGVSSFDDPQWRGLRYSGKDATDLAAVLGDPARGRFDQVRVLTRPEETTREAILAALRKLKREATRPDDVVLVYLSAHGTLARDGRGELSRYLVTRDASYRAIPQTALSMDALKAEFEQLPSRRRLLVLATCHSGSGKSLLPQELEVELAGIKSGFYARPLEESSRASMVFAASDWGETAREDESLRNDIYTHFLIEGLGGAADRNADGAVTATEAHDYSRRRTFAFTEGRQRPSAEILEVGADPIILSGHLRRTGQPELFSYHPRLDGFTLKVDGEPRLELPGGAAVGPGRRTVELTKGGAVLVRRELDVAPGERLPLERLLSDALPRRSLSLVGGVFSFVDGARRRTVLPPAPQAGVVLRLEDAPLQNLGLLADLSLGRGRRALQVAQGSEVPFGYTTLTVGAAVPYLWRWERLTLFAGPRVAALYLHRSFDVEAFSGAQRYFTVSPGVVGGVVWRLGERLELTSQAQLMLTYVVVDGQGQAVGFTGGHAGVGYRF